The following are from one region of the Cronobacter dublinensis subsp. dublinensis LMG 23823 genome:
- a CDS encoding type VI secretion system Vgr family protein codes for MSLTDTFTDLLATTLNRYQLDIPSCTAPLDVEEFSGREALSELYDYQIIFTSPDNDIQAGQLISKPATLTMGGGLLECLAECRRVHGVVTTFERISCSADQATYLINLAPFLALLDKPFRTHRFFVNQSVPRVVEQILREHHLHDWEYEFILRQPYPKREQINQYHESDLTFIRRLLAEVGIFYYFTLQPDAKSEVVHFVDAQRGLLPGKTLPVNSPSGMSDSGADSVWGLKVAHHVVEASVTTRDYNHREAQAVLQSAPADMTRGDGEGSTFGDVYHYRLRHLVRGDKNEPATETANFYARLDHERFLANQTQITGNSTDASLAPGQILTVIDTVPSCLPSPLQAPVLITGTGLRASRQHALHVDIMAVPYSETLCWRPPLLPRPKVAGTMTARVTSAKPGDIYAWQDAAGLYRVKFDADRDDKSPGQESMPVRLAKPYGGDLYGFHFPLIQGTEVAIGFHEGDPDRPYIAHALHDSRHVDPVTEKNSTRNVIRTPANNKLRMEDKRGEEHIKLSTEYGGKTQLNLGHNVDAGRTLRGEGAELRTDKWVSVRGGAGVFITADKQLLAGDNMLSMKEAIAQLENALSLARNLSDAAETAGALPADLQSQVKLSESLKNLAQPGMVLNAPEGVSITSPRAVRIASGSASVGIMSQLNTDISALKRFTVAAGETVSMLAQKAGIKLFAAKGKVEIQAQDDALDVMAKQDISVTSTEGKVEITAATELIINCAGAYIKMSGGNIELGAPGNILMKCLNVQKIGPAMLNTATHEFPLGYGGSYTLKDEEGNSIPNAEYKITTAGGQVFTGISDEKGKTMPVNTSMPSRINIEVLGTSKTAGSDEA; via the coding sequence TCAGTAAACCTGCCACGCTGACGATGGGCGGAGGGCTGCTGGAATGCCTTGCGGAATGCAGACGCGTGCACGGCGTTGTGACCACGTTTGAACGCATCAGCTGCTCAGCCGATCAGGCGACGTATCTGATAAACCTCGCGCCCTTTCTTGCCCTGCTCGATAAACCGTTTCGCACGCACCGCTTTTTCGTGAACCAGTCGGTGCCCCGGGTCGTGGAGCAGATCCTCCGCGAGCATCACCTGCATGACTGGGAGTACGAATTTATTCTCAGGCAACCGTACCCGAAGCGTGAGCAGATAAACCAGTACCACGAAAGCGACCTCACGTTTATCCGGCGTCTTCTGGCGGAAGTGGGAATATTTTATTACTTCACGCTGCAACCGGACGCGAAGAGCGAAGTGGTGCATTTTGTCGATGCGCAGCGGGGGCTGCTGCCGGGTAAAACGCTGCCGGTCAACAGCCCGTCCGGCATGAGCGACAGCGGGGCCGACTCGGTGTGGGGGCTGAAGGTTGCCCACCATGTGGTGGAGGCCAGCGTCACGACCCGCGATTACAACCACCGCGAGGCGCAGGCGGTATTGCAGTCGGCACCGGCGGACATGACGCGGGGCGACGGCGAGGGCAGCACCTTTGGCGACGTGTATCACTACCGGCTGCGGCACCTGGTGCGCGGCGACAAAAATGAGCCGGCCACTGAGACCGCCAACTTTTACGCCCGCCTGGACCATGAGCGCTTTCTGGCGAACCAGACGCAGATAACCGGCAACAGTACGGATGCCAGCCTGGCGCCGGGGCAGATACTGACGGTTATCGACACCGTGCCTTCGTGCCTGCCGTCGCCGCTGCAGGCGCCGGTGCTCATCACCGGAACCGGATTACGCGCCAGCCGTCAGCATGCGCTGCACGTGGATATCATGGCCGTGCCCTACAGCGAGACGCTGTGCTGGCGGCCGCCGCTGCTGCCGCGGCCTAAAGTGGCAGGCACCATGACGGCCCGCGTGACCAGCGCGAAGCCCGGAGATATCTACGCCTGGCAGGATGCGGCCGGGCTGTACCGGGTGAAGTTCGACGCCGACCGGGATGACAAATCGCCGGGGCAGGAGAGTATGCCGGTGCGCCTCGCGAAACCCTATGGCGGCGATCTCTACGGCTTTCACTTTCCGCTGATACAGGGCACCGAGGTGGCCATCGGCTTTCACGAAGGCGACCCGGACCGGCCCTATATTGCCCATGCGCTGCATGATTCGCGTCATGTTGACCCTGTGACGGAAAAGAACAGCACACGCAACGTTATCCGCACACCCGCCAACAACAAGCTGCGCATGGAGGACAAGCGCGGCGAGGAGCATATCAAGCTCAGCACCGAGTATGGCGGCAAGACGCAGCTGAACCTCGGACATAATGTGGATGCCGGACGGACATTACGCGGCGAGGGCGCGGAGCTGCGCACCGACAAATGGGTGAGTGTTCGCGGTGGGGCTGGCGTATTTATTACGGCGGATAAGCAACTGCTGGCGGGCGATAACATGCTCTCCATGAAGGAGGCAATTGCCCAACTGGAGAATGCGCTGAGCCTGGCCCGGAACCTGTCTGATGCGGCGGAAACGGCGGGCGCGCTGCCCGCTGATCTTCAGAGCCAGGTGAAGCTGTCAGAGTCCCTGAAAAATCTTGCGCAACCGGGGATGGTGCTGAACGCGCCGGAAGGTGTGAGTATCACCAGCCCACGGGCCGTCCGCATCGCCTCCGGCAGCGCCAGCGTGGGGATCATGTCGCAACTGAACACGGACATCAGCGCGCTGAAGCGCTTTACGGTGGCTGCAGGGGAAACGGTGAGCATGCTGGCACAGAAGGCCGGAATAAAGCTGTTTGCGGCGAAAGGTAAAGTGGAGATACAGGCGCAGGATGATGCGCTTGACGTTATGGCGAAACAGGATATCAGCGTAACCAGTACGGAAGGGAAGGTTGAAATTACGGCGGCAACAGAACTGATCATTAATTGTGCCGGCGCTTATATTAAAATGAGCGGCGGTAATATTGAGCTGGGGGCGCCGGGTAATATTTTGATGAAATGCCTTAATGTACAGAAAATAGGGCCCGCGATGCTGAACACCGCCACGCATGAGTTTCCGCTGGGATATGGAGGGAGCTATACCCTGAAGGATGAAGAAGGGAATAGTATCCCCAATGCCGAATATAAAATCACCACAGCCGGCGGCCAGGTTTTTACCGGCATCTCTGATGAAAAGGGCAAAACCATGCCAGTTAACACATCCATGCCGAGCAGGATAAATATCGAGGTACTGGGTACCAGTAAAACAGCAGGGAGCGATGAAGCATGA
- a CDS encoding T6SS phospholipase effector Tle1-like catalytic domain-containing protein, protein MTEYHGWETSDGEHLTDIKCSEKTIVCKRKPVISITITVGMFFDGTGNNFFNTDKRLLKSCTHLNVGLIKEDVELCVEKLGMSATGSGSYMGYYSNVHWLNTLYLRDNQITDEKSRYQRAVYIQGIGTQKGKEDSLYSLGTGQLSEGVVDKTDEGIAQIASEISGLFEENNDISFAIEKIQFDIFGFSRGAAAARHFANRVRNNDEAVQQAIKEGLQGRKQHGKPAGEVRFLGLFDTVCAVGWDPHDGNNPGIALDLPEDIAQKVFQITAMHECRHNFSLNSIKESWPELVLPGVHSDIGGGYNPEEQEYLFLTKPRSETVRDDILPENTAVYRQAEAEIPVLKNCPNLHPLLANGEVKTETWYDYLINPDKKRAGITEKRTGAAVTLKRIVSNDWSKVSLRVMLDAAKEARCEFKEIEPTNEKLSLPAELEFLSEKAISQGKAIRIGRTFTPFTSSELQLIGKYIHCSAHWNPVAFKTVWLDGKMIKTIYGAVNAVELFGFLNRPCTGWHRSVWNMKGEKA, encoded by the coding sequence ATGACGGAGTATCACGGATGGGAAACGAGTGACGGTGAGCATTTAACCGATATAAAATGCTCTGAGAAAACCATTGTCTGCAAACGTAAACCGGTTATCAGTATTACTATTACTGTCGGGATGTTTTTTGATGGCACCGGGAACAATTTTTTTAATACAGATAAACGTCTTTTGAAGAGCTGTACTCATCTTAATGTTGGTCTTATTAAAGAGGATGTCGAGCTTTGTGTCGAAAAGCTGGGAATGAGTGCAACGGGGAGCGGCAGCTATATGGGCTACTATTCAAACGTGCACTGGCTAAATACGCTTTATTTGAGAGATAACCAAATTACAGATGAGAAATCACGTTATCAACGTGCAGTTTATATTCAGGGTATCGGCACGCAGAAAGGCAAAGAAGATAGTCTGTATTCCCTGGGGACGGGGCAATTATCCGAAGGTGTGGTAGACAAAACCGATGAGGGCATTGCTCAGATTGCATCTGAAATAAGTGGTCTTTTTGAGGAAAACAATGACATATCATTCGCCATTGAAAAAATTCAGTTCGATATCTTTGGGTTCAGCCGGGGGGCCGCGGCAGCACGCCACTTTGCCAATCGTGTCAGAAACAATGATGAGGCTGTACAACAGGCCATCAAGGAGGGGCTGCAGGGGCGAAAGCAGCATGGCAAACCAGCCGGTGAAGTCAGGTTCCTGGGGTTGTTTGATACCGTTTGTGCGGTAGGATGGGATCCGCACGATGGTAATAATCCAGGCATAGCTCTGGATTTGCCAGAGGATATTGCGCAGAAGGTTTTCCAGATAACGGCGATGCATGAATGTCGCCATAATTTCAGCCTTAACAGTATTAAGGAATCCTGGCCAGAGCTGGTTCTGCCTGGCGTGCATTCGGATATCGGAGGCGGTTATAACCCAGAGGAGCAGGAATATCTTTTTTTAACAAAGCCCCGCAGCGAGACCGTAAGAGACGATATTCTTCCCGAAAATACGGCGGTTTACCGACAGGCTGAGGCTGAAATACCTGTTCTGAAAAACTGCCCCAATCTTCATCCACTTCTGGCTAACGGTGAAGTAAAAACCGAGACCTGGTATGACTATCTGATCAATCCTGACAAGAAGCGTGCGGGAATAACGGAAAAGCGCACAGGTGCCGCTGTGACGTTGAAACGTATCGTCTCCAATGACTGGAGTAAAGTTAGTTTACGGGTCATGTTAGACGCAGCGAAAGAAGCTAGATGTGAATTCAAAGAAATCGAACCCACAAATGAAAAATTAAGCTTGCCAGCCGAACTTGAGTTTTTGAGTGAAAAAGCAATTTCTCAAGGAAAGGCGATAAGAATTGGCAGAACATTTACTCCATTTACATCATCAGAACTTCAGTTAATAGGGAAATATATACATTGTTCCGCCCACTGGAACCCGGTTGCTTTTAAGACGGTCTGGCTCGATGGCAAAATGATTAAAACCATTTATGGCGCAGTAAACGCGGTCGAGTTATTCGGTTTTCTCAACCGTCCCTGCACCGGGTGGCACCGTTCCGTATGGAATATGAAAGGAGAAAAAGCATGA